A region of the Propionispora hippei DSM 15287 genome:
TCCTTTGCCTATTTGCAGCTCTTTGCCATGTCATTGGAACTGGGCACGTGTTGGGCCGGCTTGTTTGAATACTGCGCCGCCTCCGGTTATGAGCCGCTTCTTCAATTGCTGGATCTGCCGGAAAACCTGCAGGTGACCAGCGGCATGATGGTTGGTTATCCGCAATTCACCTATAAACGATGGGTGGAGAGAAACCTCCTGCAAGTTACCTGGCAATAGAACAAACCGGCTGGCGTTTGCCCTGCCCCGTGATGCCTCACACTGGTGCTGCGTTGCCACTGAAGTCTGGACGAATTTTAGTTTATATGCTAAACTATTTGTAACGGGAGGGTGGCAACATGCAGTCAGCAACGGAAAACAGTGATCCCCGGCAGGGCAGCGCCCGAATCGGCCGGCTTATTATGAAGCTCAGACGCCTTGAACGGCAGCCGCACCACTTCGGTGCCGCAGGCTGTCTGACTCCCAGTGAAATTCATACGATTGATGCGATTGGGACGGGGGGCGGAATGTTAATGAGTGAACTGGCAACTCGCCTGGGGATTACCAAGGGGGCGGTTACCCAGCTTGTCACTCG
Encoded here:
- a CDS encoding MarR family winged helix-turn-helix transcriptional regulator, with product MQSATENSDPRQGSARIGRLIMKLRRLERQPHHFGAAGCLTPSEIHTIDAIGTGGGMLMSELATRLGITKGAVTQLVTRLEDKACVQRRSHATDSRATLVSLSTKGEQAYLAHRQLNQKFYERLGAQLTAQEIAVFEKCVDIFCEVLDE